The Myroides fluvii region TGGACAAATGAAAGCTTTTGACTATATGACAGAAGATATCATCCAAAACATTCCAGAAGCAAAAAGAGCGGAATTTAAAAAAGAATTCGATGTAAGCTTAAAAGAGTTCAAATCGAACATGGCTAATATTTACATTCAAGAGTTTACGCATAGCGAAATCAAAGAATTGATTAAATTATATGAAACTCCAGTTGGAAAAAAATTATACGAAAAAAACAAAGTTTTGTATGATAAAGGACAACAAGTTGGAATGGAATGGGGAGCTAGCATTCAATCAATCATGATGAAATACATGGAAATGTAAATCAAGATATAAAAAAAAGCCTAAGCATATTGCTTAGGCTTTTTTATTAGTAACGGTTAACCGTTAGTCGAGCGAGATAATCGAAATTTTCTCCCTCGTATAGT contains the following coding sequences:
- a CDS encoding DUF2059 domain-containing protein, with product MKKIVIVAAFMLAGHFGFAQDAAYKADAEKYMEVSGQMKAFDYMTEDIIQNIPEAKRAEFKKEFDVSLKEFKSNMANIYIQEFTHSEIKELIKLYETPVGKKLYEKNKVLYDKGQQVGMEWGASIQSIMMKYMEM